CAACCATGAGGCCATGGTGGTGGCCGGTCTGGCCGCCCTGACCCCCAATGTGGTGGTCATCATGGCCCAGGTCCGCATGGACTGTCTGGCGGGTTCCGCGGCCTGGGGCGACGGCCGGGACCGCATCTGGAAGCTGCTGCGCCTCTTCCTGCTGGGCAACCCCCTGCTGCTGGCCACCCTGGCGGGCCTGGCCCTGGCCTGCTCGGGGCTGGGGCTGTGGCGGCCTCTGGACCATGCGGCGGCGCTCATCGGCAGCACGGCGGCCCCCTGCATGCTGCTGGCCCTGGGCTTCGACCTGCGCCAGAAGCTGGTGCTGGCCCTGCGTCGCAACGGCGGGCACACGGTGATCCGGCAGACCTGGCTCCTGCTGTGCAAGCTGGGCATCCATCCCCTGATCTGCTGGGGCATCATGCGCCTGGCGGGCCTGCCGCCGCTCTGGCTGGGCGTGGGCGTGCTCATGTCCGCCACCGGCACGGCCCTGGTGGCCTCGGTGCTGGCCGAGGTCTACAGCGCCGTGCCCGAAGAGGCGGCCCTGACCGCCGTGCTGAGCAATGCCGCCAGCATGGTCAGCCTGATGCTGTTCATCTTTTTGCTGCAGGGAGCGGGCTGCCTGTAAGCGCTTGTCAGGAACGGTGCCGGGCTATAGGATAGGGGATATCGCCGTTTTCCCGGCCCTGTTCCCGTACAAGGAATCTTTTGATGGATCGCTTCTCCCGTCTGTGCCTGTGGGGGTCCACGGCGTGCGCCTTTTTGAGCCTGGCCCTGCTGTCGTTCGATGTCTTCCCCTGGTTCCGGGATCCGGTTTTGCCGCATCGTCCCACATATCCTCTCGGGATCGCGGGCGCAGTGCTGTTCATCCTTTCCGGCCAGTGGCGCGGGCGGATGCGGGAACACCGCCTGTTGCTGGGAGGGATCCTGGGCATGGCGGCCCTGGCAGTACTGGCCACTGCGCGGGGCTTGCAAAGCGTGCCCGGGGATGTTGCACCGGACGTCTGGACGGGCTTCCTGCTCTGGACGGCGATCCCTCTGGCGTTCTGGCTCTGGTGGGCCGTGATGTTTTCCTGCCTGCCGCGCGAGCGGGGAAAACAACTCTTCCATGCTGCGGTACTGCTGCTCGCGCTCTCGAACCTGGCACATATCGTCCTGGAGATCCTGGCCAATCACGGCGCAGCAGGGATCAAGGATTTTCTGGTCAGCATCAATCCCTGGTTCCGTTTTGAATGCATCGATCACGGCTGGTGGCCGCCGGTCTATTTCACGGACAGGATCAGGGGGCTGTTTGCCGAGCCACCGCATATGGCTGTGGGGCTCATCCCCGTGCTGGGCGTGGCCCTGGCCCTGAGCGGGGCGAAGCGCCTCTGGCTGCTGGCTGTGGCCTGCTGGGGCCTCATCATGTGGCAGGGCAAGATCGCTTCCGGTCTGTTTGCTTTTGCCGTGACCTGCGTTGCCGCCGCCCTGCCGTGCTATCTTGCCGTCCTGCGCCGTCACCGTATACCGGTCCTGCTGCTGACAGCCGTTCTGCTTGCAGGGGGCGGCTGGGGGCTGCATGCCGGATGGCCCGGGATACAGGCCCGTTTCCAGCCGGCTTTTCAGGAGGCAGAGTCCTTGGTCCGCTTTGTAAAAGACAGTCATGCGGGCAAACCAGCGACATGCCCCGAACTGCAGGGAGGGCTGGAGGTCAGTTCTTTGGCCATCCGCTATACCTGTGCGCGGCTGGATATGGAGGCGGGGCTTTCGCGCCCGCTGGGCATGGGCTGCATGATGCAGGGCTGGTACTGGCAGCCGCTGGAGCAGTGCCGTCTGGAGCGGGGGAGCGAGTTGACGGGATTTGTCGAGGGTGCCAGGAGCAGCAAGCTCCACAAATACCCCCCCATGAACCAGTATACGACCCTGCTGGCGGAAACGGGCCTGCCCGGACTGGCCCTGTTCCTGGGCCTGTGCGCCATGCTGCTCTGGCGGAGCGTGGCCTTTGCCGCCCGTCACCGGGACTGGTATGTGTACGGCATGGCCTGTACTTTTCTGGGAGCGTTGGCGGCATTGTCCGCCATCACCTTGAAGAATGCCACGGCCTTCACCTTCTTCGCCGGTTACCTGTATGCCATCAGCGGGGAAAGGCATGAAGCGGCTTCCGTGACCGGAGACGCGCAGGTTCCGCGACAGGTGCGCGGGTAGCCGGGCTGTCCACGCGGGGCAAGCCTTCTTCAGGGAGTGCGCTTCGCGGGCTGGCTTTCCTTTGCCATGCGGCACCGTCAGGGCGGATATCGGCAGATCGTTCGCAAGGCCGGATGGAGAGTGCGGGCCGGGCAGGCGGGGCGTTCAGGAAAGGCGCGGGATCTTCAGGGTCCGTTGCGGGGTCACTCGTCCAGCGCGGCGCAGGCATCTTCCTGCTGGCCGCGGTAGAGCAGCTCGTCGGTCATCTCCAGCAGTTCGCCCACGATGCCGCCGCCGGTCATGGGATGGCCGAACAGGGCCTCGCGCTGGTTGGTGAGGCCGCGCCGGTCCACGGCGTCGGGCATGGTAGGGGAGAGGGTCTCGCGCAGGCGGCAGGCCAGCAGATAGCCTTCGGCGCCGGGCAGGAAGATATCCGTGAGGGCGGTGAAACGGGCACGCATGCCGTCCCAGGCGGCCAGGGTTTCCGGGCCGGGCCGCAGGCCGCAGAGCACGCGCAGGGACGAATACAGGTTGTTGCAGACCGCGCCGGGCAGGCCGGGGCGCCAGCCCCAGAGCCAGGACGTGCGCTCGAAGAAAAGATTGTGCTCCACGCCCAGATCCAGCAGGCCGCGCATGCCGTGCAGCAGGGTGTGCAGGGGCGCTGTCTGCGGTGTACCGGGCCAGCGGAAGGCGGCCTTGCGGTGCAGGTCCCAGGCGGGCACCAGCTCGCGCTGCGGCGCCAGACCGGCCAGCGCGCGCAGCAGATGGGCCAGCCAGGCGTTGGCATCGTGGCTGTCCGGGGTCTCCAGATGGGAATAGCTGAGGACGTAGCGCCCCCGGCCGTAATTGCCCGCCACCATCAGGGGCTGGCCGTCGAGGAAATCCGCCGAGACATTGACCCCGTACAGGTCCTTCCAGGCTTCGAAGACAGGGGCCGGGATGCGGCTCAGGGGCAGGTCGGCCAGCCAGAAGTCCGTGTCCGGCTGGCGGTAGGAGGCCAGGATGCTGACCCGCTCGTCGGCTTCCGGGGCGAAGCGGCCGGGCCACCAGACCGGCAGGGACGGCACATGGCCGTCGGCTTCCGGCGGGCGGCAGTTGCTGCAGTGGCGGCAGTCCTTTTCATGGCCGAGGGCGCAGCCGCGCCAGTGCGGCGGCACCAGGGCGCAGGCCTCGTCGCCCAGCGGCGGGCGCAGCGGGTCGGCGCTGTCGCCTGGCCGGGAGGCGACGGGGAGCTCCGGCCGTGCGGCGGGCAGGTCGCGGGCCATGCAGGAGCGCACACGCATGTGGGCATGGCCGGAGATCAGATGATGCAGGCGTTCGGGGTAGGGCGCACGGCCCCAGGGGCAGAGCCCCAGCCCGTCCTGGCTGCGGGGCTGGCTCAGGGCCAGTCCGGCGCCGCCGCAAAAGCCCAGGTAGCGGCCGCCTTCGGCCAGATAGTCGCGCACGGCCTGGCGCCCCTTCTCGCCCAGGGCGCGGGCCTTGAGACGGGCATTGCCGCCGGGCACCAGCAAAAGCGGGGCCGGGGCCCGCTCCCCGCCGGCCGGGCCCTGCGGGCATGGCTTGCGAAAAAGCGCGCCATTGGCTATGTCTTGTCCCTTGACCAGACGGCAGGGCAGTCCCAGCGCGCACAGGGCGCGCCAGACCATAAGGCCCCAGATATGGGACGCGTCCCAGAGAATACATACAGGGTTGGCGGCACACATAACAGCGTACTATGGCCGCCTTTCATGGAGAAAGCAAGATGGCGGATACCCTCCCCAAGGGCTACGAGCCCCATGACGTGGAAGCGCGCTGGCGCGACCACTGGCAGGACAACAGGACCTTCACGCCCGACCCGGATGCCCAGGGCGAACCCTTTTCCATCGTGATCCCGCCGCCGAACGTCACCGGCGCCCTGCACATCGGGCATGCCCTGAACCAGACCCTCATCGACGTGCTCTGCCGCCATGCCCGCCAGAAGGGCAAGAACGTGCTGTGGGTGCCCGGCACCGACCATGCCGGCATCGCCACCCAGAACGTGGTGGAACGCGCTCTGGCCAAGGAAGGCAAGACCCGCCAGGACCTGGGCCGCGAAGCCTTCATCGAGCGCGTGTGGCAGTGGCGCGAGGACTACGGTCACCGCATCCTCAACCAGATCCGCGCCCTAGGCGCCTCCGTGGACTGGACGCGCCTGCGCTTCACCATGGACGAAGGCCTGTCCGCCGCCGTGCGCAAGGTCTTCGTGCAGCTCTACAACGAAGGCCTGATCTACAAGGGCGACTACATCATCAACTGGTGCTCGCGCTGCCACACGGCCCTGGCCGATGACGAAGTGGAACACGAGGCCCACAAGGGCAAGCTGTGGAAGATCCGTTACCATCTGGCCGACGGTTCCGGCAGCATCACCATCGCCACCACCCGGCCCGAGACCATCCCCGGCGACACCGCCATCTGCGTGCATCCCGAGGACGAGCGCTACCGGCACCTGGTGGGCAAGACGGCCATCGTGCCCGTGCTGGGCCGCGAGATCCCCATCATCGCCGACAGCTACGTGGACCGCGAGTTCGGCACCGGCGCCCTCAAGGTGACGCCCTGCCACGACCACAACGACTGGGCCCTGGGCAAGAAGCACGATCTGGAGTTCCTGCAGGTCATCGACGAAGACGGCATCATGAAGGCCGAGTCCGGCCCCTACGCCGGTCTGAAGAAGGAAGACTGCCGCACGAAGATCGTGGCCGACATCGAAGCCGCCGGCGACCTTCTGGCCGTGGAGGACCTGGACAACTCCGTGGGCCACTGCTACCGCTGCCATACCGTGGTGGAACCGCACGTGTCCACGCAGTGGTTCGTGGCCACCACCAAGATGGCTCCCGCCGCCCGCAAGGCCGTGCCCGAACTGACCCGCATCCTGCCGGAATCCTGGGCCAAGACCTACTATCACTGGCTGGACAACATCCGCGACTGGTGCATCAGCCGCCAGATCTGGTGGGGCCATCGCATCCCCGCCTGGACCTGCGCGCAGTGCGGCGAGCTCATCGTGGCCGAGCACGACCCCAGCTCCTGCCCCAAGTGCGGCTGCACTGACCTGAAGCAGGACGAGGACGTGCTGGATACCTGGTTCTCCTCGGCCCTGTGGCCCTTCTCCACCATGGGCTGGCCCGAGCAGACCAAGGATCTGGCCACCTGGTACCCCACCAGCGTGCTGGTGACCGGTTTCGACATCATCTTCTTCTGGGTGGCCCGCATGATGATGATGGGCCAGCACTTCATGGGCCAGGTGCCCTTCCACGACGTGTACCTGCACGCCCTGGTGCGTGACGAGACCGGCCGCAAGATGTCCAAGTCCACGGGCAACGTCATCGACCCGCTGGAGATGATCGACAAGTACGGCTGCGACTCCCTGCGCTTCACCCTGACGGCCTTTGCCGCCATGGGCCGCGACATCCGCCTGTCCGAAGCCCGCATCGAAGGCTACCGCCACTTCGTCAACAAGCTGTGGAACGCCGCCCGCTTCGCCCTCATGAACCTGCCCGGGACCGCGCCCGCCCCGGTGGCCCTGGAAAGCGTGGAAGGCCTGCACCACCAGTGGATCCTGCACCGCCTGGAGCAGGTCAAGCAGGACATGGACAAGGCGCTGGAAGAATACCGCTTCAACGACGCCGCCCAGCTGGGTTACAAGTTCCTGTGGAACGAGTTCTGCGACTGGTATCTGGAGCTCATCAAGCCCGACATGCAGGACGAGGCCCGCAAGCCCGTGGCCCAGTATGTGCTGTGGGTGGTGCTGCGCGAGCTGCTGCTCCTGCTGCATCCCATCATCCCCTTCGTCACGGCCGAGATCTGGCACGCCCTGCCCGTGCCCGCCGGCGAGCAGCCCACGGACATCGCCCTGGAGCTCTATCCCGCGGCCCGTCCCGGCTGCCTGCATGAAGCCGAGGCCGCCCGCATGGAACTGGTGCAGGGCATCATCGTGGCCGTGCGCACCATCAAGGCCGAGCTGAACATCAGCCCCGGCCACAAGGTGGGCCTGATGCTGCATCCTGTGGACGAGGCCCAGGCCGCCCTGCTGGAGAGCTGCCGCCAGATGATGACCACCCTGGCCCGCCTGGAAGACCTGCAGATCGGTGCCGGCCTGCACGCGCCCAAGGCGTCCGCCTCCTCCGTGGTGGGCGGCTGCCAGGTCATCGTGCCTCTCAAGGGCGCCGTGGACCTGGCCGGCGAGCTGGCCCGTCTGGACAAGGAAATGGCCAAACTGGAAAAGGATCTGGTGGGCGTGCAGAGCAAGCTGCACAACGAAAGCTTCGTGAGCCGCGCTCCCGCCCAGGTGGTGGAACGCGAACGCGCCCGTGCCGAACAGCTGCTGGATGCCAAGGCCAAGATGCAGGCCCTGCGCCAGCGCTTCAGCGAAGCCCTCAACGAGGAATAAGGAACAACGTCATGAAGATGTCCGCCGTTGCCACGCCCCCCATGCTCTGCGCTTCCGGGCGCGGAGCGGTGGGCGTCGTGCCCGGCGCGGTCGTCGCCTCCGGTCTTTCGGGCCGGAGGCCGGCGGCCGCGCCCTTGTATTGTCTGCTGCTCCTGCTGCTGGTGTTCTGCCTGTCCGCCCTGCCGGCCCGTGCCCATGTGGTGGACGAGCTGGCCCCCCTGCTGGACAGCGATGCCATCGTGAACAGCATCCAGGATATCGGCCTGCTCAAAAAGGCCGGTTTCATCTATCAGCCCGACCTGACCATCACGGGCGAGATGTGCCCCGTGGACGGCAGCCAGGACCAGCTGGCCGTGCTCAGCGGCATGCTGGCCGCGGACAGGATGTATGCCTTCTACTTTGGCGATGTGGCCGACGCCGCCAAGAAGAACGAGCTGCTCCAGCAGCTGGTGGGCAAGCCCCTGCCCGCGTTGAACAGCAAGGACATGGCCCGCATCCGCAAGGCCCCGCACAGCCAGGAGTCCGCGAACATCCTGGCGCGCTTCCGGCAGCAGGAGCTTTCCCGCCTGCTGGAGGCCGCCCGTCAGGACGATCAGCTGCTGCGCCTGCTGGGTGCGCATCTGTACGGCCTCTATCTGGAGCGCCTGTACATGGCCTCGGTCATGGTGCTGGCCGCTGCGGAAAGCGACACGCTGGAACCGCTCTATCAGGTGCATACCGGCCTGGCCACCCGGCACGGTAAGGCCCTGGAGATCCTTGGCAAGAAGGGGCTGCTGGGCCTGGAGGACTGCGAGGCCCGCGCGGCCCTGGTCAGGAAGCTGCAGGGCCTGCTGACCGCCAACAAGGGCCAGCCCACGCTGGAAGGCCTGCGCGAGATCGTCTCGCTGGTCCAGGAAGAGCGCTCCTTCTTCCTGACGCCCTGCCCGCTGCCGCAATAAAAACGTTGTGAGGGGGAGAAGGAAACCTTTTTGGGAAAAAGGTTCTCCTTCTCCCCCTCACGCTCCCCCTCATCCTTCCAAAAACTTTTATCATGGGCCTGAGTGGCCCTGTGAACAGCGAGAGCGCCTTTCCCCAAGGGAGGCGCTCTCGCTGTTTCCGGCCTCAGGAACGGGCTGTCCGGCCTCAGGAACGGAAAAGAGGGGTGCGTTTGGGGCGGGCGTATCTGATGTCAGATACCGCCCGTGACGGCCATAAAAAAAGCGCTCCGTCCTTCAGGATGGAGCGCTTTGGTGGTTTGTATTCGGGGCACAGGGGAAGTCAGCCAGGGCTGTGTCGGCATGGGGATCTGTGCAGGACTTCCCGGTGCGGGGCAGCCTATTTATCGTCCGGTTCTTCCGTTTCGGCCTTGCTCACCCAGTCCACCAGGCGGGCCATGCGGGCCAGGCTGTAATGGCCGGGTTCGGGCTGCTGGCCGATCTCCTGCAGGGTGCCGTTGAGGCGGTAGATGCGCCAGTCCCCGGCAGGCAGGGAGCCGTTGTCCATGGCGGTCTTCAGGCCGGTACGGGCCTCTTCGGGCGAGCAGAACAGGGGAAAGTCCTGCACGGCCGGGTCAAGGACGACCACGGAGCCGCCCGCGATGTCGATGATGTAATTGCCGGGCGCCACGGTGTAGACTTCCTGGCAGTCGCGGTCGGGCGGCAGGGGAGCCGTACTGGGGCCTGTGGCGGCACAGCCGCCCAGCATCAGAAGGGACCCAAGCAGGGCGGGGGCAAGGATCACGGGAAAGCGTTTCATGTCATTCTCCTGCCGGCGTACCGGCATCAGATTCGCCCCGGGCACCACAAAAGCGGGCGGGTGGCGTCATGGCTGACTACACACCAAGCCCGCTTTTTTGTCAAAAGATTCGTAGGCCGGAGGGCACGGCGCGGGGCGCTAGCGGGCCCGGCGGCTCATTTCCTGCAGGCGGGCGATGCGTTCTTCCAGCGGCGGGTGCGTGCTGAACAGATTGGCCATGCTGCCGCCGCCGAAGCCGAACAGCGGCGAGACGATGAACATCTGCTCGGTGCTGGGGTTGCCGTTGTGCATGGGGATCTGCCCGCTGGCCACGCCCAGCTTGTGCAGGGCACCGGCCAGGGCCAGGGGCTGGCCGCAGATGCGGGCGCCGGTCTCGTCGGCCAGGTATTCGCGCGAGCGGGAGATGGCCATCTGGATGATGCTGGCGGCGATGGGGGCCAGGATGGCCAGCAGGAACGCGGCGATGGGATTGGTGCCGCCTTCCTCGTCGCTGTTGCTGCCGCCGAAGATGGCGGCGAACTGCATGAAGTTGGCGATGCTGACGATGACCGAGGCCAGCACGCCGGCGACGGTCTGGATCAGGATGTCACGGTTGGCGATATGGCCGATCTCGTGGGCGATGACGCCGCGCAGCTCCTCGGGGCTGAGGATGCGCATGATGCCGTCGGTGACGGCCACCACGCCGTGTTCGGGGTCGCGACCGGTGGCGAAGGCGTTGGGCGCGTCTTCAGGGATGACACAGACGCGGGGCTTGGGGATGCCGGCGTTGGCGGCAAGCTCGGCCACCATGCGGTGCAGCAGGGGGGCCTCGTCTTCGGACAGTTCGCGGGCCTGGTACATGGACAGCACGATCTTGTCCGAATACCAGTAGGAACCCACGTTCATGATCATGGCGATCACGAAGGCGATGATGATGCCGGTGCGGCCGCCCATGATGCCGCCCAGACCGATGATGATGGCGGAAAGCAGGGCGAGAAGCAGCACGGTCTTGATCTGGCTGGTCATGATATCTCCTTGAGTGTGCGAGGTAGGGATTCGCCCACTGTAGATAAGCATGCGTCAGCAAAGTGGCAAGAGGTGGGAAAAAGTCAGGATGTCCGAAGCAGGGGAGCCGGAGAGGCTGCTGCCTGGCATCACAGGTGGATCGCCTGTACGGCAAGCCCGCTTGGCGGGGAGGAAGCTTGGGAAGGACGGCAGGAATGGCCCCGGAATTGCTATTCCCGCGACAGAAAAGGAGAGGCGGGGAAACACGGCGATGCCGTGTTTCTCCGCCTCTCCCTGATAAAGCGCGTTTGGGGAGGAAGGGGGGAGTTTGAGGGGGGAAGGAGGCCCTTTGGGCGCTGGCAAAGGGCCTCCTTCCCCCTCGGCAAAAAGCTCCTTCCCCGCTTACGAGCGGTAATCGGCGTTGAGGCTGACGTATTCGTGGCCGAGGTCCGAGGCGCGCAGGTCGTAGCAGCCGTCACCGAGCCCCATATGGATCTCCACCGGGATGTCGGTGGCCTTGAGCAGCTCGGCAAGCTCGGCTTCCTTGTTGCCGTTGACGGGCCGGCCGTCGCGGAAGCGTTCGATGCCGCAGAGCACCAGGCGCACGCGGGCGGGATCCACCCGGGCCCCGCTGCGGCCCACGGCGGCCACGATGCGGCCCCAGTTGGCGTCCTGCCCGTAGATGGCGGTCTTGACCAGCTGGGAGTGGCCCACGGTACGGGCGATGCGGCAGGCGTCCTCATCGGAGGCGGCGCCGCTCACCGTGATGTGCATGACCTTGCTGGCGCCCTCGCCGTCCTTGACCAGCATGTAGGAGATCCGGCCCAGGATGTCGGTAAGGCCCTTTTCCAGCAGGGCGGCGTCCCCGCCTTCGGCCCGGATGCCGGAAGCGCCGTTGGCGAGCCCGAGGATGGTGTCGTTGGTGGAGGTGTCGCCGTCAACGCTGACGCGGTTGAAGGTCCTGTCCACGGCGCGGGCGAACATGGCCTGCCAGGTCTCGCGGTCCACCTCGGCGTCGGTGAGCATGACGGCCAGCATGGTGGCCATGTTGGGGCAGATCATGCCCGCGCCCTTGGCCATGCCGGTGAGGCGCACGGTGCCGCCGGACAGGGGCACCGTGATGCTGGCGAACTTGGGAAAGGCGTCGGTGGTCATGAACGCGCGGGTGAAGCCTTCGGCATCGCGGCTGCCCAGGCTTTCCACCAGGGCGGGCACGGCCTCGCGCCAGCGGTCCATCCTGAGCTGGTCGCCGATGACGCCGGTGGACATGGGCATGATCTCATGCGGGGCCAGCCCGGTGAGGGCGGCGACCATGCGGCGGGTCTCAAGGCAATTCTCCAGGCCTTCGTCACCGGTGCAGGCGTTGGCCTGGCCGGAATTGGCCAGCACGGCGCGGCAGGTGCCGTATTCGCGCAGGGTCTGCTGGCAGACCTGCACGGGAGCGGCCTTGAAGGCATTGGTGGTGAACAGGCCCGCCAGCACGGCGGGACGGTCGGAAACAATCAGCCCCAGGTCATCGCGGCCGGCTTTTTTGAAACCGGCGGCAGCGGTCCCGGCGGAGAAGCCGAGGGGCAGGTCGTTGCGCGTATCGCTCATGGGAACATCCTTTCCGGTCATGGGCTTCCGGGAGGAAAACGATGAAAAAAAGGCGGGGATCTTGCCTTGCAAAATCCCCGCCGTCATATCAGGCAACCAGCGCTGTCCGGTCTTGGTGGGAACGGACGTTCAGGACGCTAGTTCTTGCTCTTCTGGATCTCGTCGGCGATGGCCTGGGGCACACGTTCGTAGTGATCGAACTGCATGGTGAAGGTGGCGCGGCCCTGGGTACGGGAGCGCAGGTCGGTGGCGTAGCCGAACATGGAGGCCAGGGGCACCTGGGCACGCACGCTTTGGGCACCGCCGGCGCGGGCTTCCATGCTCTGCACGCGGCCGCGGCGGCCGTTGAGGTCGCCCATCACGTCGCCGAGGTATTCTTCGGGGGTGACCACTTCCACGTCCATGACGGGTTCCAGCAGGACCGGGCCGGCCTTCTGCATGGCGTCCTTGATGGCCATGGAACCGGCCACGTAGAAGGCCTGTTCGGAGGAGTCCACTTCGTGGTAGCTACCGAAGACCAGGTTGACCTTCAGGTCCACGCAGGGGAAGCCGGCCAGCACGCCGGACTTCATGGCATCCTGGATACCCTTGTCGATGGCGGGGATGTATTCCTTGGGGATCACGCCGCCGGTGATGGAGTTGATGAACTCGTAGCCCTTGCCCGGGTTGGGTTCCACCTCGATCACGCAGTGACCGTACTGGCCGCGGCCGCCGGACTGCTTGGCATGCTTCATGTCGGACTTGGCGGGCTTGGAGATGGTTTCGCGGTAGGCCACCTGGGGCTTGCCCACGTTGGCGTTGACGTTGAATTCGCGGGTCAGGCGGTCAACGATGATCTCCAGATGCAGTTCGCCCATGCCGGCGATGAGGGTCTGGTTGGTCTCCTCGTCGCCCTTGACGCGGAAGGAGGGGTCTTCCTTGGCCAGCTTGTTGAGGGCGGCGGACAGGGCGTCACGGTCGGCCTTGGTCTTGGGCTCGATGGCCACTTCGATGACGGGCTCGGGGATGTTCAGGGATTCCAGGATCACCGGGCGCTTTTCGTCGCACAGGGTGTCGCCGGTGGAAGCGTTCTTCAGGCCCACCAGGGCCACGATGTCACCGGCGCCGGCCCACTTGATGTCTTCACGCTTGTTGGCGTGCATCTTCAGGATGCGGCCGATGCGTTCCTTCTTGCCGGTGTTGGCGTTGTACACGCTGGTGCCGGACTCCAGGCAGCCGGAGTAGATGCGGAAGAAGGACAGGTGGCCGATGAAGGGGTCGGAGAACAGCTTGAACACCAGGCCGGCAAGGGGTTCCTTGTCGTCGCAGGGGCATTCGATGAGATGTTCTTCGTTGCCGGGCTCATGGCCGGTCATGACGGCGATGTCCACGGGAGAGGGCAGGTAGTCCACCACGGCGTCCAGCAGGGGCTGCACGCCCATGTTGCGGAAAGCGGAACCGCAGAGCACGGGCACGATGTTGCGGGCGATGGTGGCCTTGCGGATGCAGGAAACGATCTCGTCGCGGGTCAGGTCTTCGCCGCCCAGGTACTTTTCCAGCAGGGCCTCATCTTCTTCGGCCACGGCTTCGATGAGTTCGTGGCGCTTTTCCTCGAAGAGGTCCTTCAGTTCGGCGGGCACGGCTTCGTCAGTGAACTGGGCGCCCTTGGAGCTCTTGTCGAAGCGGTGGGCCTTGCCTTCGATGAGGTCCACGACGCCTTCAAATTTGTCTTCGGAGCCGATGGGCAGCTGCAGGGGCACGGCCTTGGCGCCCAGGCGTTCGTGGATCATGCTCACGCAGCGGAAGAAGTTGGCGCCGATGCGGTCCATCTTGTTCACGAAGCAGATGCGGGGCACGTGGTAGCGGTCGGCCTGGCGCCACACGGTCTCGGACTGGGGCTCGACGCCGGCCACGGCGTCGAACACGCACACGGCACCGTCCAGCACGCGCAGGGAACGTTCCACTTCGATGGTGAAGTCCACGTGGCCGGGGGTGTCGATGATGTTGATGCGGCAGTCCTTCCAGAAGCAGGTGGTGGCGGCGGAGGTGATGGTGATGCCGCGCTCCTGTTCCTGTTCCATCCAGTCCATGGTGGACTCACCGTCGTGGGTTTCGCCGATCTTGTGGGAAACACCGGTGTAGAAAAGGATGCGTTCGGTGGTGGTGGTTTTGCCGGCGTCAATATGGGCCATGATGCCGATATTGCGCTGTTTGTCTACGGGGGTGGTGCGGGACACGGTATCCTCCAGAAAAGGGGCAGTGGGGCGGGGGGAAAAGCGCCGCGCCCTTGCGGGCGCGGCAGCAGTCACTCGGAAGCGGGCTTACCAGCGGTAGTGGGCGAAAGCCTTGTTGGCTTCGGCCATACGGTGGGTATCTTCGCGCTTTTTCACCGCGCCGCCGCGACCGTTGTAGGCGTCCAGCAGTTCAGCGGAAAGCTTGGAGGTCATGCCCTTTTCGCCGCGCGAACGGGCATAGTTGATCAGCCAGCGGATGGACAGGGAAATCTGGCGTTCGGGCCGGACTTCCATGGGCACCTGGTAGGTGGCGCCGCCCACGCGGCGGGCCTTGACTTCCAGA
This is a stretch of genomic DNA from Desulfovibrio piger. It encodes these proteins:
- a CDS encoding AEC family transporter, encoding MEAFYAVLPVFLLIAVGAAVHMTDVLPENTGAAMGLYVLKLALPVLMLHILAGASRLDLAHGGFWLGVIGAQMLCYLLGYVVDRLFSRRGAGPAIISGLACSASNTAFVGLPIVASLLPGNHEAMVVAGLAALTPNVVVIMAQVRMDCLAGSAAWGDGRDRIWKLLRLFLLGNPLLLATLAGLALACSGLGLWRPLDHAAALIGSTAAPCMLLALGFDLRQKLVLALRRNGGHTVIRQTWLLLCKLGIHPLICWGIMRLAGLPPLWLGVGVLMSATGTALVASVLAEVYSAVPEEAALTAVLSNAASMVSLMLFIFLLQGAGCL
- a CDS encoding BPL-N domain-containing protein, with product MCAANPVCILWDASHIWGLMVWRALCALGLPCRLVKGQDIANGALFRKPCPQGPAGGERAPAPLLLVPGGNARLKARALGEKGRQAVRDYLAEGGRYLGFCGGAGLALSQPRSQDGLGLCPWGRAPYPERLHHLISGHAHMRVRSCMARDLPAARPELPVASRPGDSADPLRPPLGDEACALVPPHWRGCALGHEKDCRHCSNCRPPEADGHVPSLPVWWPGRFAPEADERVSILASYRQPDTDFWLADLPLSRIPAPVFEAWKDLYGVNVSADFLDGQPLMVAGNYGRGRYVLSYSHLETPDSHDANAWLAHLLRALAGLAPQRELVPAWDLHRKAAFRWPGTPQTAPLHTLLHGMRGLLDLGVEHNLFFERTSWLWGWRPGLPGAVCNNLYSSLRVLCGLRPGPETLAAWDGMRARFTALTDIFLPGAEGYLLACRLRETLSPTMPDAVDRRGLTNQREALFGHPMTGGGIVGELLEMTDELLYRGQQEDACAALDE
- a CDS encoding valine--tRNA ligase; the protein is MADTLPKGYEPHDVEARWRDHWQDNRTFTPDPDAQGEPFSIVIPPPNVTGALHIGHALNQTLIDVLCRHARQKGKNVLWVPGTDHAGIATQNVVERALAKEGKTRQDLGREAFIERVWQWREDYGHRILNQIRALGASVDWTRLRFTMDEGLSAAVRKVFVQLYNEGLIYKGDYIINWCSRCHTALADDEVEHEAHKGKLWKIRYHLADGSGSITIATTRPETIPGDTAICVHPEDERYRHLVGKTAIVPVLGREIPIIADSYVDREFGTGALKVTPCHDHNDWALGKKHDLEFLQVIDEDGIMKAESGPYAGLKKEDCRTKIVADIEAAGDLLAVEDLDNSVGHCYRCHTVVEPHVSTQWFVATTKMAPAARKAVPELTRILPESWAKTYYHWLDNIRDWCISRQIWWGHRIPAWTCAQCGELIVAEHDPSSCPKCGCTDLKQDEDVLDTWFSSALWPFSTMGWPEQTKDLATWYPTSVLVTGFDIIFFWVARMMMMGQHFMGQVPFHDVYLHALVRDETGRKMSKSTGNVIDPLEMIDKYGCDSLRFTLTAFAAMGRDIRLSEARIEGYRHFVNKLWNAARFALMNLPGTAPAPVALESVEGLHHQWILHRLEQVKQDMDKALEEYRFNDAAQLGYKFLWNEFCDWYLELIKPDMQDEARKPVAQYVLWVVLRELLLLLHPIIPFVTAEIWHALPVPAGEQPTDIALELYPAARPGCLHEAEAARMELVQGIIVAVRTIKAELNISPGHKVGLMLHPVDEAQAALLESCRQMMTTLARLEDLQIGAGLHAPKASASSVVGGCQVIVPLKGAVDLAGELARLDKEMAKLEKDLVGVQSKLHNESFVSRAPAQVVERERARAEQLLDAKAKMQALRQRFSEALNEE
- a CDS encoding DVU_2496 family lipoprotein translates to MKRFPVILAPALLGSLLMLGGCAATGPSTAPLPPDRDCQEVYTVAPGNYIIDIAGGSVVVLDPAVQDFPLFCSPEEARTGLKTAMDNGSLPAGDWRIYRLNGTLQEIGQQPEPGHYSLARMARLVDWVSKAETEEPDDK
- a CDS encoding zinc metalloprotease HtpX, coding for MTSQIKTVLLLALLSAIIIGLGGIMGGRTGIIIAFVIAMIMNVGSYWYSDKIVLSMYQARELSEDEAPLLHRMVAELAANAGIPKPRVCVIPEDAPNAFATGRDPEHGVVAVTDGIMRILSPEELRGVIAHEIGHIANRDILIQTVAGVLASVIVSIANFMQFAAIFGGSNSDEEGGTNPIAAFLLAILAPIAASIIQMAISRSREYLADETGARICGQPLALAGALHKLGVASGQIPMHNGNPSTEQMFIVSPLFGFGGGSMANLFSTHPPLEERIARLQEMSRRAR